The Bubalus bubalis isolate 160015118507 breed Murrah chromosome 16, NDDB_SH_1, whole genome shotgun sequence genome window below encodes:
- the BTBD18 gene encoding BTB/POZ domain-containing protein 18: MCSPASPKILYRNPRFLRLAFLQLYHQQKSGVFCDVLLQAEGEAVPAHCCILSACSPFFTERLEREKPAQGRKVVLELGGLKIRTLRKLVDFLYTSEMELSGEEAQDVLSAARQLRVSELESLQLEGGKLVKVPQGRRLNRECLQPPSPAPISARVVASSRRPQAPLPVTQAPCPLKAARLKSLGTEEGPPEKNHQQNPENSSGTLLLKRKARACPAPQESSASPSSHSQAPKENRSDPALGPVALSPPSLYRCVDERLLPRKIKLSRSKPSPDVCTSKPASLLSGASSVPTAPGRRLWRQKSTNKEAPEDKQKMGRASPLRSSPSASGLGKTAGNKKRSPEARTPHLDSAEEGQVGRVKLRKIVNGTCWEVVQEPPLRISQDSPQIPELKDSGEPLGTQPSSGKEQDLSSARTNLCEDSPMCSGLQDVLLSAGRSPDHPVEKSKFGSSPELVGKEPGLDMDCRESYTFNPALLGQPCEAEEYRITGAAATSELEEILDFMLCGSDMEPPMESLESPRAEGCRTPSYHLTETGKTWMEGEEWCLPDVELWPRELTGLEKEPLGENKGPAEPFSPLVLPSENKEPAEPFSPLVIPSEVSEGEVFSVGGSWTPELEISSSQPLEGQRDKLLQMDSLHPPQKSYGDLSPPCSNWVDAGLEVSLSMDEVLYPAPEAGKEGSGNSEWVGPLPASPEEEIDVDSLSEGSLPMGILSVWPDPSSESETEVDILT, translated from the exons ATGTGCTCTCCTGCCAGTCCCAAAATCCTGTACAGGAATCCCCGGTTCCTCCGGTTAGCTTTTCTGCAGCTTTATCACCAGCAAAAGAGTGGTGTGTTCTGTGATGTCCTTCTGCAGGCAGAAG GTGAGGCAGTCCCAGCCCATTGCTGCATCCTGTCAGCCTGCAGCCCCTTCTTCACAGAGCGCCTGGAGCGGGAGAAGCCAGCCCAGGGTCGGAAGGTGGTGCTTGAGCTCGGGGGCCTGAAGATCAGGACCCTGAGGAAGCTGGTGGACTTCCTGTACACCTCCGAGATGGAACTATCTGGGGAAGAAGCCCAGGACGTGCTTTCCGCAGCCCGCCAGCTCCGTGTGTCTGAGCTCGAATCCCTTCAGCTAGAGGGTGGGAAGCTGGTGAAGGTCCCTCAGGGTCGAAGGCTGAACAGGGAGTGCCTGCAGCCTCCCAGCCCCGCGCCAATCTCTGCCAGGGTGGTGGCTTCCAGCCGGCGGCCTCAAGCCCCCCTGCCTGTCACCCAGGCGCCCTGTCCTCTCAAGGCAGCGAGACTGAAGTCCTTGGGGACGGAGGAGGGGCCCCCAGAGAAGAACCACCAACAGAACCCGGAGAACTCATCTGGCACTCTCCTACTCAAGAGGAAGGCCAGGGCCTGCCCAGCTCCACAAGAATCAAGTGCTTCACCATCGAGCCACAGTCAGGCACCCAAAGAGAACAGGAGTGACCCTGCCCTCGGTCCTGTCGCACTCTCCCCACCCAGCTTGTACCGCTGCGTAGATGAGCGACTCCTGCCCAGAAAGATCAAGCTGAGCCGCTCAAAGCCATCTCCCGATGTCTGCACATCcaagcctgccagcctcctcagtGGAGCCAGCTCAGTGCCCACAGCCCCTGGCCGGCGTCTGTGGCGGCAGAAGAGTACAAATAAAGAAGCACCAGAGGACAAGCAGAAAATGGGGCGAGCTAGTCCCCTCAGGAGCAGCCCAAGTGCATCGGGTCTTGGGAAGACGGCTGGGAACAAGAAGCGGAGCCCCGAAGCCAGGACCCCTCACCTGGACTCTGCAGAGGAGGGGCAGGTTGGGAGAGTGAAGCTTCGCAAGATAGTCAACGGGACCTGCTGGGAAGTCGTTCAGGAGCCTCCCCTCAGAATCTCTCAAGATAGCCCTCAAATCCCAGAACTCAAAGACTCAGGAGAGCCTCTGGGGACACAGCCATCCTCAGGTAAGGAGCAGGACCTGTCATCCGCGAGAACAAACCTGTGTGAGGACTCACCCATGTGCTCCGGGCTACAAGACGTTTTGCTCTCTGCCGGCCGCTCCCCAGACCACCCGGTGGAGAAGTCCAAGTTTGGGTCCAGCCCAGAGCTGGTAGGGAAGGAACCTGGACTGGACATGGACTGCAGAGAGTCCTACACGTTCAACCCAGCCCTGCTTGGGCAGCCCTGCGAAGCTGAGGAGTACCGCATCACCGGTGCTGCCGCCACCAGCGAGCTGGAGGAGATCCTGGATTTCATGCTCTGCGGCTCCGACATGGAGCCGCCCATGGAGTCTCTGGAGAGTCCCCGGGCTGAGGGCTGCAGGACCCCGAGTTACCACCTGACAGAAACAGGCAAGacctggatggaaggggaagaATGGTGTTTGCCGGATGTGGAGCTCTGGCCCAGGGagctcacaggactggaaaaggaacCTCTTGGTGAGAACAAAGGGCCAGCTGAGCCCTTCAGCCCCCTAGTCCTGCCCTCTGAGAACAAAGAGCCAGCTGAGCCCTTCAGCCCCCTTGTCATACCCTCCGAGGTAAGTGAGGGGGAGGTGTTTTCAGTGGGAGGCTCTTGGACTCCAGAGCTGGAAATTAGCAGCTCCCAGCCACTGGAAGGTCAGAGAGACAAACTTCTCCAAATGGACTCCCTTCACCCTCCCCAAAAGTCCTATGGAGACCTCTCGCCTCCCTGTTCAAACTGGGTGGACGCTGGCCTGGAAGTGTCCCTATCAATGGATGAGGTATTATACCCAGCTCCAGAGGCAGGCAAGGAGGGATCTGGCAACTCTGAGTGGGTGGGTCCACTTCCTGCCAGCCCTGAAGAGGAGATTGATGTAGACTCACTGTCAGAGGGGAGTCTACCCATGGGTATTCTCTCCGTGTGGCCTGACCCTTCCTCAGAGTCagaaacagaggtagatataCTAACGTAG
- the SELENOH gene encoding selenoprotein H — MASRGRKRKAEAALAAAAEKREKPAGGQEGGVEGPSVVIEHCTSURVYGRNAAALSQALRLQAPELTVKVNPARPRRGSFEVTLLRADGSSAELWTGLKKGPPRKLKFPEPHVVLEELKKYLS, encoded by the exons ATGGCGTCGCGCGGGAGGAAGCGGAAGGCCGAGGCGGCGCTGGCCGCTGCGGCCGAGAAGCGGGAGAAGCCGGCCGGCGGCCAGGAAGGGGGAGTGGAGGGGCCGAGCGTCGTCATCGAGCACTG CACGAGCTGACGAGTCTACGGGCGCAACGCCGCGGCCCTGAGCCAGGCGCTGCGCCTGCAGGCCCCCGAGCTGACGGTGAAGGTGAACCCCGCCAGGCCGCGGAGGGGCAGCTTCGAGGTGACGTTGCTGCGCGCCGACGGCAGCA GCGCGGAGCTCTGGACGGGTCTTAAGAAGGGGCCCCCACGCAAACTCAAGTTTCCGGAGCCTCACGTGGTGCTGGAGGAGCTGAAGAAGTACCTTTCGTAG